The following proteins are co-located in the Streptomyces sp. NBC_00435 genome:
- the mce gene encoding methylmalonyl-CoA epimerase — translation MLTRIDHIGIACFDLDKTVEFYRATYGFEVFHSEVNEEQGVREAMLKINETSDGGASYLQLLEPTREDSAVGKWLAKNGEGVHHIAFGTEDVQGDSEAIRGKGVRVLYDQPRTGSMGSSITFLHPKDCHGVLTELVTSNPDH, via the coding sequence ATGCTGACAAGAATCGACCACATCGGGATCGCCTGCTTCGACCTGGACAAGACGGTTGAGTTCTACCGTGCCACCTACGGCTTCGAGGTGTTCCACTCCGAGGTCAACGAGGAGCAGGGCGTCCGCGAGGCCATGCTCAAGATCAACGAGACCTCCGACGGCGGCGCCTCCTACCTCCAGCTCCTGGAGCCCACCCGCGAGGACTCCGCCGTCGGCAAGTGGCTGGCCAAGAACGGCGAGGGCGTCCACCACATCGCCTTCGGCACCGAGGACGTCCAGGGCGACTCGGAGGCCATCCGCGGCAAGGGCGTCCGCGTCCTCTACGACCAGCCCCGCACCGGCTCGATGGGGTCCTCGATCACCTTCCTGCACCCCAAGGACTGCCACGGCGTCCTGACCGAACTGGTCACGAGCAACCCCGACCACTGA
- a CDS encoding acetyl-CoA C-acetyltransferase — protein MSGTNNTTSVIVAGARTPMGRLLGSLKSFSGADLGGFAIKSALERAGISGDQVQYVIMGQVLQAGAGQIPARQAAVKGGIPMNVPALTINKVCLSGLDAIALADQLIRAGEFDIVVAGGQESMTNAPHLLPKSREGYKYGAIEMLDAMAYDGLTDAFENIAMGESTEKHNTRLGIERAPQDAFAATSHQRAAAAQKNGVFEAEITPVEIPQRKGDPVIFSQDEGIRPETTAESLGKLRPAFTRDGTITAGTSSQISDGAAAVVVMSRAKAEELGLEWLAEIGAHGNVAGPDNSLQSQPSNAILHALKKDGLEVADLDLIEINEAFAAVAVQSMKDLGVTPEKVNVNGGAIALGHPIGMSGARVVLHLALELKRRGGGVGAAALCGGGGQGDALIVRVP, from the coding sequence ATGTCCGGAACGAACAACACCACGTCAGTGATCGTCGCCGGGGCCCGCACGCCCATGGGACGGCTGCTGGGCTCGCTGAAGTCCTTCTCGGGTGCCGACCTCGGCGGCTTCGCCATCAAGTCCGCGCTGGAGCGGGCCGGGATCTCCGGTGACCAGGTCCAGTACGTGATCATGGGCCAGGTGCTCCAGGCCGGTGCGGGCCAGATTCCCGCCCGCCAGGCCGCCGTCAAGGGCGGGATCCCGATGAACGTGCCCGCGCTCACCATCAACAAGGTGTGCCTGTCGGGCCTCGACGCCATCGCCCTGGCCGACCAGCTCATCCGTGCCGGCGAGTTCGACATCGTGGTCGCGGGCGGCCAGGAGTCCATGACCAACGCCCCCCACCTGCTGCCGAAGTCCCGCGAGGGCTACAAGTACGGCGCCATCGAGATGCTCGACGCGATGGCCTACGACGGCCTCACCGACGCCTTCGAGAACATCGCGATGGGCGAGTCCACCGAGAAGCACAACACCCGCCTGGGCATCGAGCGCGCCCCGCAGGACGCCTTCGCGGCCACCTCCCACCAGCGGGCCGCCGCCGCGCAGAAGAACGGCGTCTTCGAGGCCGAGATCACCCCGGTCGAGATCCCGCAGCGCAAGGGCGACCCGGTGATCTTCTCGCAGGACGAGGGCATCCGTCCCGAGACCACCGCCGAGTCCCTCGGCAAGCTGCGCCCGGCCTTCACCAGGGACGGCACCATCACCGCCGGCACTTCCTCGCAGATCAGCGACGGCGCGGCCGCCGTGGTCGTGATGAGCAGGGCCAAGGCCGAGGAGCTGGGTCTGGAGTGGCTCGCCGAGATCGGCGCCCACGGCAATGTGGCCGGCCCGGACAACTCGCTCCAGTCGCAGCCCTCCAACGCGATCCTGCACGCGCTGAAGAAGGACGGTCTGGAGGTCGCCGACCTGGACCTGATCGAGATCAACGAGGCCTTCGCGGCGGTCGCCGTGCAGTCGATGAAGGACCTCGGAGTGACCCCGGAAAAGGTGAACGTCAACGGCGGCGCCATCGCCCTGGGTCACCCGATCGGCATGTCCGGTGCCCGTGTGGTGCTGCACCTGGCGCTCGAGCTCAAGCGCCGCGGCGGCGGCGTCGGCGCGGCCGCCCTGTGCGGCGGCGGCGGGCAGGGCGACGCCCTGATCGTCCGCGTCCCGTAG